The Methanosarcina acetivorans C2A genome includes the window TGTTGTGATCGGGAAGGTAGAGTATCTTAATTATAACGAGGATTCAATACCTTGGGGAAATAAATTATACATATACAAGCCTTTCGTGTACAAAAGACGAAGTTTTGAATACGAACATGAAATTCGGGCCATCGTTTTTGTTCGTAATGAAGAAAAACGAAATAACAAATGGAATTTACGTTCCGGTTTCTCTAGATATATTAATTGAAAAAATATTTGTTTCTCCTAAGGCACCTAAATGGTTTTTAGACTTGGTGAGATCAATCTCAATAAAATACGGACTGGATAAAGAAGTAATTCAATCGGATCTATATAATGGACCATTATATTGATAATTTCTAATTCTGTGTCTCTTTGATTTTTTCTTGGTTTAGGGATATTTGTTGTCAGACCTCTCTCCTTCGTCGAGCGTGGCAAGAACGACATAAAACAGCGAATGACGTTTTATGGGTCAGAAATATCTAGAATTTAGTCCTCTTGAGCGCAGTGAAAAGGACCTCGTGCTGTTGCACTTGCAGTGCAACTCCCAGGAAATCTCCGATTTCCTGTGATCCCGAAGCGAAACTCGGGCGGGATAGATTTTAATTGAAAAAAACGAGATATATCACATGCACACTGTGGGAGAAAGGGAAGATCTGTTTCGCAAAATTTCTTCCTTTTTAAAACAATATGGGGCAAGTAAAGTATCTGTTTTTGGGTCTTACGTTAGGGGAGAAGAGAAACCAAAAAGCGACATTGCCATCCTGGTTGAGTTTGCCGAACGGAAAAGCCTGCTCACTCTGGTGAATATAGAACTGGAGCTTTCTGACTACCTGGGTATAAAAGTCGACTTACTTACTGAGAAATCGATAAGTCCTTACCTGATTGATGAAATTAAAAAAGAAGCCAGAGTGATCTCTGAATGAACAAATATAAAAATTGCTCACATGCTACATATAATCAATAGCTTTTGAATAGCTTTTGAATAGCTTTTGAATAGCTTCTGAATGGCCCCCAATCAGAAATTGAGCACGTAAATTACCTGCTGACCGATTTTCCCATTTTATTTCAGGAGTTTTTTGTCAAGCATATCCTGGATGTCACGATTTGCAGTGGACTGACTGACATCACATATTTCCTGATACTCATTGCTTGTGATCTTACCATTTTCTTTTAAATATTCAATCGCCTTTACCTGCCGGCTGCTCAACCCTATCTGTCCGAATTTTTCTTTCATCGAACGGTCGCTGCTCAGCTTCAGGACCGTTTTTTCGACTCTTGAGATTTCCACGGCAATGCCGAAAAGGAAATATTCGAACCATTCGGTCAAATCTCTGTCCCCGGCATCCGCACTTGAAAGGGCGGAGTAATAAGAGGGCCGGTCTTTGTTGTAGTGCTCCTCAAGAGCGAAAAACCGCTTGGTATCAAAGCCTCTCTTTGTCAGGATCAGGCTGGCAAGAGCCCTCGCGGTTCTCCCGTTTCCGTCAACGAAGGGGTGGATTCTGGCAAGTTCCTGATGAGCAACTCCTGCCTACACGGCGGGCATGAGGTCAAGGGCATCTTCGCTGTTAAGCCACTCGACAAGGGCTTTTGCCAGGGCAGGGACTTCAGCAGGTCCCGGAGGGTATAGGTGACTTTCCAGGTTTTCGGGTCTCCGACAACGACCTGCACTTTCCGGTAGTTGCCGGCAGAATCATCAGGAAGGATATTTTTTGCCGTGAGCCTGTGGATTTCCAGGAGAAACTCTTCGGTTATGAGTCCGTTTTCAGGTAAGGAATCGATATATTTCAGTACATCCACATAATTCTGGACTTCCTTTTTGTTCTTTTCGTGGGCAAGGACCTCTTTTCCCTCTATAATAAGCTCAACTTCCTCAAGAGTCAGGGGGTTTCCCTCGATACTTGTCGTGTGGTGGGTCTGCTTTATAAGGGCTTCTCGCTGGAGCTGTTTTTCCCATGCCGGAATCAGAGGGCTGTTTATGATGACTTCCCTGGCAGCCTGGATCCTTGCAAGCAGGCGCATGATTTTGTTTGTGTACTTGAAATTTGGCTGAAACATCCGTTTATCCGCCTTTCCATCCATTATTAAAAGAGTTACTCCTTTTGTTATTAACTTAGCAGGAATTTGTTTCCGCACTCATTGCGGACATTTCCATAAAATTGCTGCAAAAGACGAAACTGCATTCAGTACCCGGGAATCATAAGTTCCATTTCAAGGGAGTCTGCTATGCTAGTATTCAAAAACATCTTCTATCGACAGCTCTGCCAGTTTCAGCACATCTTCTTTAAAGGCGAAAAGGTTCTCAAAAACAGCTGAATTTTGACCTCTCAGGAGTTCCTGCTTTACTCTTTTGCCCACGATATCATCGCTCCCTCGTATCAGCCTGAGGACAACCGAGCCGGGAAAGATTTTTGTCTCGCAGGTGACGTTATCGCAGTCCCCGTCAGTGATCCCAATGATCGGGATTCCGAGCCGGCAGAGGATATCGCCCGCTATGGCTGTGGTATCGTCTCCGACGGTGACTGCAAGTTCCGCTCCGGAGGCCAGTTCATAGGAATTTTCGGCGGCGTGGTCTATCAGCACGACTTTTCCTGTCCCGGGCCCGGAATGAGAACTCGCTTTTCGGGCGCTGGCATTTTCCTTTCGGGCAGCCGGGTGGAAGGAACTGCTTCTTCGGATCTCCCCGCTTTTTACCCAGGCTCCGGCAAGGTCAACTGGATCCATTTTTTCGTAATTATGGAGTTTTTCGAGGCCGTGCTCCTTTATTTCTCCGCCTTCGATTGCGGTAACGAAGCCGTTTTCAGTAACTATTCTGACCCCGGAAGAGAGGGCTTTTCCGATCACGATTCCATTCACAAGGATGTTTTCTCCGGGAAAAACTCCAGAGATTTCGCGGATAGTTCGGGTTTTGCCGGTTTGGGGGCAGGTTTCCAGGCAAACCGAATCTTGAAAGGGGAGAGGGGTTTCGGCAGGCAGCCCGAAGATTTCGGAGATTTTTTCCAGATGAGATACGGCTTTTTTATTGAGGGGGATCAATTTCCCGCCTGCACAGTCTGGGCTTTCGATCTGGATAAGGGATTTCTTTTCAGGCTCTTTGAGGTGCGAGGTGACCATTGCTCCGAACACTTTGCCCGTTTCGACTGTTTTTCCTCTGTTCAGGAGGCAGACAAGGTCTGAGCTTTCAAAAAAGGATTCGATGCAGGCGCTCGGCTTCAGGTGCCGGCTTATGTCTATAACATGTTCAAGTCCTGCGTCAAGGACGGCTGTCTTTCCCATGGCTCCGCCAAGTTCTGCTTTTACTTCACCAAGGCAAGAAAGTTTTTGCAGGACTATTTCCGCTTCTTTCGAATCAATTACTTCGGGGCCGTGGATTACGAGGCCGATCTTCATTTTCATCCGGTTACACTCAAGCATTCTCACTTGATTACACTTAAGGGCACATATTAATGTTACCCTGTATTCATCTCCAGGTGTGCTTCTGATATCAGTCGGAACAGTGTGTTGTGTAATAATTATCCGTTTATTATAGAAAATTACATTACGCATTGTTACGTTCTGACAAAAAGATAAGGACAAGAGGCAAATAGATGGCTGACTTAAAAATAACCTGGCTTGGGCATGCTGCTTTTTTGCTCGAAGCCGAAAAAAAATTGCTGATCGACCCGTTTATTTCCGAAAACCCGAAAGCTCCCTGTACCCCCGAGGAGCTGAATCCCGATATCATAGCTGTGACTCACGGGCACCGCGACCATCTGGGAGATACCATCGAGATCGGAGCCCGGACAGGCTGCCGGATCATCTCGATCCATGAGGTTGCAAATTATATCAAGTCAAAAGGAGTCTTTGCCGAAGGCATGAACAAAGGCGGGACCGTTGACCTCGAAGGCGTCACTTTGACAATGACTCAGGCGCTTCATTCCTCTTCGATTGATGCTTCTGGCTTCAGTTTCGACGGAGGCAGCCCGGCAGGGTTTGTGATAGGCATTGGTGGGCATTCAATTTATCATGCCGGAGATACGGGGATTTTCGGGGACATGCAGCTTATCGGAGAACTCTACGAACCCGAAATCGCCCTGCTGCCCATAGGAAGTCGGTTTACTATGGGGATAAAGGAGGCCGTAAAGGCCGTGGAACTCATTGAGCCTCAGATTGTTGTGCCGATGCATTATAACACCTTTGATGTCATCAAACAGGACCCTGAAGTTTTCAGAAAAGCCGTTGAAGCGAAAGTTGATACGAAAGTAATTATTCTGGACCCTGGAGAATCTATAGAGCTTTGATTTTTCAGATTCCGGTTTGTTTAGTTAAAAAAATAGAAAGTAAATTAGATCGGATACATCTGAATTTTTAGCCCTCTTTTTTCAGGGCTTCAATTCTTAATATCCTGTTCTCAAATCCTGTTCTCAAATCCTGTTCTCAAATCCCGCTCTCAAATTGCTCTCAGATTCCCAGCTTCTTTCTCTTTTCCATGATGTGCTGCTCTATCCCATCAACTGCCTTTACTGCATCTTTTTCCACATTCAGGACCCCGCCCGTAACTTCCCGGCAGTCTTCCGTAAGCAGTTTGACCAGGTCAGGGGCTCCGGTGACGGTCGGGACAGGGTTCACATAAGTGTAGAGCCCCAGGGCCAGGGCAAAGATGGCGTCGATCGTAGCTTTTTGCTCCATGTATTCGGGAGCCGCGGCAGCAATCGGGAGATCAGGGATAGGGACTCCCATGACTGCGGAGATGGCTCCGAGAAAGTCTGCAAGCCTTCCGGTATCGGTACAGGTCCCGTAGCTGAGTACGGGCGGGACTCCAAGGGCTTCACATACGGCTTTCAAGCTGTCTCCTGCAAACTCTCTGGTTTCGGGGGAGCAGAGGCCTGCCACCTGCATAGCTCCGTTCCCGCAGCCCAGGGAGAGGACAAGGATATTCCTTTTGATCAGTTCTTTTACCACGGCAACGCTGTGCACATCCTGCCCGTAGTCTCTTAATGTAGTGCAGGAGACCATCCCGACCACTCCCTTAATCGCACCGCTTTTTATAGCATCAAGGAGCGGGTCAAGGGTCCCTCCAAGGGCATCAAGTATGCTCTCTGTTGAAAAACCGACGACTGCTTCTTTTACCGGAAGATTTAATACGGGTTCTCCCGAGTTTTTTCGGTTTTTGAAGTTTTCGACTGCCATATTCAGGAGTTTTGCTGCCTGTCTTCCAGCCTCCACAGGGTTATAGTTCAGACGCTCGGTGATGTCTTCAAATGCTATGAGTTCGCTTACGGGCATGAGTTTGAACCCGTATTTTTCGGCATAGAGAGGGGCTACCGGAAGCGAGCAGTTCATATCTGCGGCAAAAAGGTCCACACTCCCGCTTGCAAGCACCGCCTCCTGGGAAATCCAGTTGCCGGTAAAACCGTAGAAAGCGTCATCTTCTTCCCACCTCTGAATCATCTCCTGCCCGGTTTCTATGCTGGCAATGACCCTCAGGCCTTTTGCTCCGGCTGCTTTTGCTTTTTCCTGCCATTCGGGCTTTCTTGCAAGCTGGACCATGGCAAAGCCCAGGAAAGGTTCGTGCCCGTTCGGAAGCACGTTTACATATTCGGGGTCAAGCACCCCGAGGTCGACCCTCATCGTATGAGGTTTTGGGATTCCGAAAAGGATATCCTGACAGTATTCGTTTACGATCTGGCTCTGGTATGCCATTGCAATCCCGAGGCGCATAGCTTTCAGGGCCAGGCTGGCATAGTATCCGTCAACGTTTGTCAGGCAGGAGCTTGTTGAAAGCATCATCTCCCCGTAAATCCCGCCTGGGAATATATCCAGCTCTTCCCACCTTTTCTTCCTTTCAGGAGGGGCAAGGATCTCAACAATCCTGCTTGGTTCGTATGCAGGCCTGTTAAAATCCTTTTCCACAAATTCGCATAGGTAAAGGGCAATTTCGGAATCACTTCCGAGGGTTTCTATCCCGAGTCTGCCTGCAAATGTCCTCAGTTTCTCAGGTTCTCTGATGCTGTAAGGGGTTTTTCCCTTTGCGGTTTCTCTTAAAGTCCGGATGGTCTGGTCGGTATGGTAGTGGTAGGTCGAAGCCCCCATTACATTTCTGAGAAGCATCATCCGCATTGCCATCCCGTCTGCGGTGATTCCGCATACTCCTCTTTTGTCCTTTGCAGCATCCGAACGGCAGGGGCCATTGGAACAGAGGTCGCAGCGGGCTCCTGCCATACAGAAAGTACATCTCCTGTCCGGAACTCCGCCTATTCCCTGAGCTTCATAACGATCCCATACATTTGTCATATTATCTTTCTTTATCCGCTCATACATTTTTTGAACGGACTCGTGATAGGAAATTCTTTCTTTATCCATGGTTGTTACTCCCCGATTAACTGCTACTCCTTTCTCCTTCTTTTCCCCGTGTCAGGAGATCCCTTCCAGGCTGTACCGTATGAATAGTTTTTTACGAAGCAGATCTCCATCAGTAAGCCTGTTTGCGGGTATCAATAATATCGGTGCAGGAATTATTTACAATTAATTCAAGGCACAGTAGCTGGCAGAAAATTACTCTGACTGTTGGAATATAGAGTGTGTTGACTCTATGATGCATTACTGCATTTGAGAAAAGAGAATGGAAAAAAGACTAACCTAAAAGGGCACAATAATAACAGAAATACATGGAAGGTACGGTAATAAGAAAAAAGATAACGTAGAGGCACAGTGATAAAAGAAAAGCTAACATGGAAGGCACAAACAGACACAAAGAAGTACCTGCCTTCTTTTTTGTGCCTCTGCGGTTAGACTTCTGGTTGGAATTCTATACTTCACTCAACTCTGTTTACTCAACCCCGTTTATATATACCTTATAATTGTGGCTGTCTTCAACCCAAAAATTAATTGACCTGTCCTGTTCGGTTTCATAGTCAAGATACTTTTCGAGTGTAGTGTCATAGACCTGTGTGTCGTTTCCTGCAGGAATGTTTATGTTTACAAGAGCCTTGAAACCATTTGTATGTGCGTCGAACGAAAGCAGGTTCTCGTCGTACTGCAGGTTTTCAAAGCTTGCATAGTATGTATTGCGGCTTATCTGGTTATATTCATAAAATGGCACTATGGTCATGTTGTTTGCGTAGTAGTTATCCACCCATTCCCGGAACTTCGAGCGACTGATTGAGTATTTTATTGCAGGTTCCACATCGAGCTGATGGGAGAACACCGGATAGGACATGCCTGCTTTTGACGCTGGCTCCCACCATTCCCATGTATCATCGTACAGGTTTCCTACTTCCTTTTCTGCGTGAATTGCTGCATCTCCGTTTCTCCAGGTCATCTTCAGGTTTTCATATGCATAGATCGCATGCGTAAGGTTATCCCGGTTTCTCAGGCAGCAGCAGCTTGTAGGTGGCTGGCCTATTTTTTCATACACATATGAGTATTCTTCATCCATAACTCTGTATGCTTCTTCAAGTGGAAGGCTGTTTAACTCCTTTGTATAATGTATGCCAACTTCCCAGGAATCGTTAACAACCAGATCGCGCAGATAAGCTATGTATGTATCATTTGCCTTCTCACACATTCCCTCATCAAACCACATCGTACCTCTATATCCTTTACTGCTCAGGTACTCAATTCCTTCTCCGGTCGTGTTCAATGGCAAAGGTCCGTCAAGCCCGAATGGGATTAGCTTCTTGTCCCCGATTGCGGTTATAAGTTTTCTCTCTGCGGTCTGGTTGATGCTGTAAATGTCAACGTCAAAATAGGTTCCTTCTCCAAGGATAAACGCAGTGAACTTGATATACCCGTTTGAAAAATCGATATAGGGCAGCTGTTGCCTGCCAAGGTTATAGAACGGGGTAACTATGGAACTGCCGTCCTTTGTGTAAATGGTGTTTGTTTTATTGATGCCGTCAAAGATTACTTTGAAATTTGCTTTTTCTGATGCATCGCCAAGAATAATTTTTTGGTATTTGAGCTTTCCTGAAGAGCCTCTATAATAGCTTTTAAGTAAAGTCTGTCCCTCTCTTTCCTGAATTATCAGTCTTGAACCGGGGCTATTCAGTTCAATAAAGCTCTGTGGATCATCCGCATATACATCCATCGAGATCTCATAGGCACATTTTACCATTGGTGCGAGCTTGCATATGTACAGGGCTCCGGCCTGTCTTGGCTCCTCAAGATAGTGAATTATGGGGACAGAGGTACATTGACAAAAAGTGAAAATATCCAGGTTACTTCTGTAATGCCTCAGGTATTCGTTGATTCCAAAACAAGAGATAAGGTCCATATCTGGAAGCAAACTGCATGGAATTAGAGGAGAGTCTCTTATATTCGTATACCTCAATCCTTTTGAAGTGTTATTGAAACACACTTCCGATTCCTGGGTTGCATATATTGTGGAGTATATTTTATCGTAAGGTTTTTCTTTCTGAACCCTTGCGATGAAAACATTAGCTGGAAGATTATTTGTTTCGGAGTAGTTCTGTGAAAACAGGATTATACTGCCCTGATTAATATTCTCAACTGTTTTTGAATTCTCCGTAGCCGGGGTTGCGTATGCACCTCCTATCCACAGGTAACTTGATATCAGCAGCACGAATATAACCATTTTTAGACGACTTAAATTTTTCACTAAATCACCAAAATTAATTTACATTTATCCCTACACTCATCTGTAACTTTTATAGCTTTGATTAACAGGCTTTTGAAATATCTTCTACAAGCTCTTTGCATATCTTTTTTTGAAGACTTGTTAGGGATTTTCCAGGTCCTGTTGATGCATATGAATTCTTTCATTTTCCGAAATTTCTATATTCCGGGAAAAATTCCAACCTATCTACTACCACCTGTAAATTAATGTTTTGTTTTCGTGTTATATTCTTAAAAAGGTCCGATTTTATTGCCTGGATTTATAACGATTATTTATATACTGAAAAATACTCAAAAAGGTATTAAAGGGAGTTAAGTTTGAACCTGCAGAATATTTCTGCCTTTTATATTTTACATAATTTTATTACCTGAAAGTGTCCCTAATGTTGCGGAATTTTACGAGTTCCATCCTTTTTGAGCAATAATATGGCTCCCCGCATCTGGACAAAAAAATCTGGTCGAACATCAGGGCTATTGGAACAGCCACTAAAAATCTGGATCATGTTTCATGAACATTCTTTTAACTTTTTTGAACATTTTTTGAACATTTTTTGAACATTTTTTGAACATTTTTTGAACATTTTTTGAACATTTTTTGAACATTTTTTGAACATCTTTTAAACATTTTTTGAACATTTTTTAAACATTTTTTAAACATTTTTTGAACATTTTTTGAATATTTTTTGAACATTTTTTGAACATTTTTTGAACATTTTTTTGAATTTCCCAATAACGGTCCGAAATTGGAATTTTAAGCGCAGATTTAAAAGTGCTTAAAACATAGTTTCACTATTGTTTACCTATACGGTTTTATATCATCAATACGAACTCACCGGCATGAACATGATGACAAATATAAAAAAGATCCCACTTGCTTTCGGAAGTGGAGTTTTCGAGCTGAATATCCCGGAGAAAAACATTTCCACCCTTATTTTGCCTTCGGAACCTGAAAAACAGGAAAATGGGGCCCTTTTAATTCGGAAAACTCTTGAAAATCCCATAAACAGCAAGAGACTTTCCGAGATTGTAAACCCGGAATCCCGGATTGCTATTATCGTAAGCGATGTTACGAGGCCCACTCCTACGGCAAAAATTCTTCCTCTTCTCTTTGAAGAGCTGTATCTGGGAGGGGCGAAAGATGAGAACATCACGATTATCTTTGCTCTCGGGCTTCACCGCCAGCAGACTGAGGAGGAGTGCAGAAAGCTTCTGGGGAACGAAATTTCCAAAAATATCCGTTTTGTCCAGCACGACAGGGAAAGATGCGCGCATATAGGAGAGACAAGTTTTGGGACTCCGGTTGAAGTTTTTGAAGAGGTTTTGGACGCAGACCTGATTATTAGCACAGGGACTGTTGAATTTCATTATTACGCAGGATATGGTGGGGGAGGAAAGTCTATCCTTCCGGGGGTCAGTTCGGAAAAAGCCGTACTTTCATTTCACAGCCATTATAGCAAACTCTTCGAAGGTGAACCCCTTTCGGGTAGGATCGACAGCCCTGCGAGGAAGGATATCGAAGAAGCCGCAGGACTTGCAGGGCTTCAATTTATCCTGAACGTGGTAATCAATAGCAGAAAAGAAATCGTTGCTGCCGTTGCCGGAGATTTCATCCAGGCTCACAGGGAAGGGGCAAAATATGTAGATTCCATATACAAAATAAAGGTTGAACCTGCAGATGCAGTCATCGTTTCCTGCGGCGGCTTCCCTAAAGACATCAACCTCTACCAGGCAACAAAGGCTCTGGAAAATGCCATCCCTGCTGTAAAAGCAGGAGGCTCAATCGTACTCGTGGCCGAATGTGCGGAAGGAATCGGAAACCAGGTCTATGAGTGCTGGAATAAGGAGTGCAGGAGCCCTGATGATGCTATAGAACGCTTCAAGCAATTCTTCGAGTTTGGGGGGCATAAAAGTGCAATAGTTGCAAAGGCTGCAAAACAGTTCAAGCTCTATATCGTTTCAAAACTTTCCGAGGAGGAAAGCAGAAGAGCTTTTTTCATTCCTGCAAAAAGCGTACAGGAAGCCCTTGAAGCTATTCTTGCCGAAAATCCTGATGCAAAAATTCACGTGATGCCTGATGGAGGATGGACCCTGCCTGTCCGGAAATAAGCGAGATGGTAAGTAAGCCCGTTAACGGAAATGAAAATAGTAAAAGAGAATTTCGGACATCTATTTATCCATTGTTTACCTATACGGTTTTATACCATCAATACGAACTCACCGGCATGAACATGACGACAAATATAAAAAAGATTCCACTTGCTTTCGGAAGTGGGGTTTTTGAGCTGAATATCCCGGAGAAAAACATCTCCAGCCTTATCCTGCCTTCGGAACCTGAAAAAAAAGAGGATGGGGCTCTTTTAATCCGGAAAGCTCTTGAAAACCCCATAAACAGCAAGAGACTTTCCGAGATTGTAAACCCGGAATCCCGGATTGCTATTATCGTAAGCGATGTTACGAGGCCCACTCCTACGGCAAAAATTCTTCCTCCTCTCCTTGACGAGCTTTATCTGGGGGGAGCAAGGGATAAGAACATCATGATTATCTTTGCTCTCGGGCTTCACCGCCAGCAGACTGAAGAAGAGTCAAAGAAACTTGTCGGGGAGGACATCTACAAAAAAATACGGTGCATCCAGCACGACACTTCCAGATGCAGGCGTATCGGGGTAACCAGCAGGGGCACACCTGTTGATATCTTCGAAGAAGTGCTTGATTCCGATTTTGTTATCGGGACCGGGGGAATTGAGTTCCATTACTATGCAGGGTACAGCGGGGGAGCAAAGTCTATCCTTCCCGGCGTAAGCTCTGAGGAAGCTGTGCTCACCAACCACAAAATGATGATAGAAGAAAATGCGGTTTCCGGAAGAGTGGACAGCCCTGTCCGGCAGGATATGGAAGAAGCCGCAAAGATCTTTGGCCTTAAATTTATTCTTAATGTTGTGCTTGACAGCAAAAAAGGGATAGTTGCTGCCGTTGCCGGAGATTTTACCGAAGCCCACAGGAAAGGGGTCGAGGTTGTGGACGCTATGTATAAGGTTCCCGTAGAGCCTGCGGATGCCGTTGTCGTTTCCTGTGGTGGCTATCCCAAGGATATCAACCTCTACCAGGCAAATAAAGCCCTTGACAATGCAACCCAGGCCGTAAAAGATGGCGGCTCAATCATCCTCGTAGCCGAATGCTCCGAAGGAATAGGTAACCAGGTCTATGAGTGCTGGAACAGGGAATGTAAATCTCCGGACGATGCAATAGAGCGCTTTAAACACTGCTTCGAGTTCGGAGGGCACAAGAGTGCAATTGTTGCAATAGCCGCAAAGAAGTTCAAACTTTACCTTGTCTCGGAGCTCCCGGAAGATAAAGCCAGAACCGCCTTCTTCACTCCTATGGCAAGTGTGCAGGAAGCCCTTTCTGCAGTCCTCTCGGAAAACCCTGATTCAAAGATCCACCTTATGCCTCACGGTGGGCAGACTCTACCTGTCAGAAAAGAAAATTAAAAGCCTCTACAAAACCTGTATCTCTGTATCAACAAGATCTCTCGAAACAGGGCCTTTTTCCTTTTATTCTTTTTATTTTCGGTATTGTTAATTAAATATAGATAACTCTTTATTTCTGTTTTTCATCAATAGAAGAGCAGAGTACTTTAGCATTTCAAGACTCTTCGTATAACACTTTGTCTTTCGTCTCAACCTTGCCAGAAAGTGCCTTAGTATGCCGTTATATCCTTCAACTGTATACGTTTCTGCTTTGGATTGAGTATGAATATTTTCAGGAATAAACTCTGCATATGCCCTCCAGTGATCAGTCATCACCTCTCCAATCTCTTTCTTCTTTAATTTTTCCCAGAGTAGTTGTCCAGTTTTCGTTCCTCTGCTACCAAAAGAGCAGTTGATGAACTTTTTCCCAACTCTATCAACAGCAATCCAGATCCAGCAATATTTTTTTTGTTACTGATGTAAGTGTGCATCTCATCCAGTTCAACAATAGATATCTCATTTTCGCTTTTTAGCTCCTCTATCTCCTGACCAAATTTCTTTATCCATTTTTGGACAGAAACATGACTTACCCCTAAAAATCGTCCTATTGAGCGAAATCCTAATCCTTCAAGATAAAGTTGCAAAGCCTGTCTCTTAACTAAAGGAGAACTAGCAGTTGATTTTAGCTCGACTGAATAGTTATATCCACAATCGTGGCATTTGTAGCGTTGACGTCCACAAACTATACCGTTTTTTGTGTGATTGGAACTTTTGCATCTTGGGCAGTTCATGCAGAAATATAGGTTTTCATAATATATAACTATAATTAACTACCAATACCTTATTTTCTTTATCTTCGTCCTTCTTTTTTCTCAATTGATTACTACTTTTCATCCCCGAATTGCGTCTCGGCAGAGTTGCGGCTCTGCAGTGCGCTGTCCGTTTCGCTCCACTTCGTTTCGCTCAAGTGGACTAATTGATGGGCTTTTACAGGTAGTTTCGCTCAAGTAGACCAATTATGGTTTAAGAAGTGAGCTGAGCTCAAGCAGACTCATTTTTGGCAAAAATCGGGAGTTGAGCTCAAGCGGGCTACTTAGTGAGTTTTTACAGTTAGTTTCATTAAAGAGGACTATTTTATGATTAGAAACAGGCGCTTCACTCAGCCGAACTAAATTAATATTTCTTCCCCATACAATGTTACTCGCTGTATTTTATCGGTCTTGTCCCGCTCGACGCAGGAGAGCGGTCTTTCCCGCAAAAAAGAAAAGAAAAAGATGAAAGGAAATTAAAAGCTATTGCGGACGCTTGTAAACAGGGAAGAGGCCAAACAGATAAAGCCGGTATAATTTTCGGTCTTTATTTCTCTTTCATATCCTTTTTCCTTTTGGGAAGGGCCGCCAGACAGGCTGGTGGAGGTGCTTATATTTACCCGTGAATTTAAAAATGATTTTTGGGCTCAAGAAAAGTATTCTCTCATTCTAGGAGGCATTTCTTTAATTTAGTCAGAGGTCATTTCTTTAATTTTATTGTATCTCTTAATTGCGGCGCTGACTTTCAAATTGTTATTTCTCTAACCGGCAGGCGGGACCAGGTATCGTGGGGCGAGAAGGGGGTACTGAAAAATCTACTTTGGGATTCCGGAATATCAATCAGTTGATCAGGGACAACCAAAACGAGAAGAAATAGAAAAGAGGTG containing:
- a CDS encoding DUF2971 domain-containing protein, producing the protein MIDILYVCEFGLGNFCICGWHENDYESAAMWKLYSDLENGIAIQSTFKNLKECFFEDEPDVVIGKVEYLNYNEDSIPWGNKLYIYKPFVYKRRSFEYEHEIRAIVFVRNEEKRNNKWNLRSGFSRYIN
- a CDS encoding nucleotidyltransferase family protein → MHTVGEREDLFRKISSFLKQYGASKVSVFGSYVRGEEKPKSDIAILVEFAERKSLLTLVNIELELSDYLGIKVDLLTEKSISPYLIDEIKKEARVISE
- a CDS encoding Fic family protein — encoded protein: MHPFVDGNGRTARALASLILTKRGFDTKRFFALEEHYNKDRPSYYSALSSADAGDRDLTEWFEYFLFGIAVEISRVEKTVLKLSSDRSMKEKFGQIGLSSRQVKAIEYLKENGKITSNEYQEICDVSQSTANRDIQDMLDKKLLK
- a CDS encoding Fic family protein, producing the protein MDGKADKRMFQPNFKYTNKIMRLLARIQAAREVIINSPLIPAWEKQLQREALIKQTHHTTSIEGNPLTLEEVELIIEGKEVLAHEKNKKEVQNYVDVLKYIDSLPENGLITEEFLLEIHRLTAKNILPDDSAGNYRKVQVVVGDPKTWKVTYTLRDLLKSLPWQKPLSSGLTAKMPLTSCPPCRQELLIRNLPESTPSLTETGEPRGLLPA
- a CDS encoding DUF2117 family protein, yielding MLECNRMKMKIGLVIHGPEVIDSKEAEIVLQKLSCLGEVKAELGGAMGKTAVLDAGLEHVIDISRHLKPSACIESFFESSDLVCLLNRGKTVETGKVFGAMVTSHLKEPEKKSLIQIESPDCAGGKLIPLNKKAVSHLEKISEIFGLPAETPLPFQDSVCLETCPQTGKTRTIREISGVFPGENILVNGIVIGKALSSGVRIVTENGFVTAIEGGEIKEHGLEKLHNYEKMDPVDLAGAWVKSGEIRRSSSFHPAARKENASARKASSHSGPGTGKVVLIDHAAENSYELASGAELAVTVGDDTTAIAGDILCRLGIPIIGITDGDCDNVTCETKIFPGSVVLRLIRGSDDIVGKRVKQELLRGQNSAVFENLFAFKEDVLKLAELSIEDVFEY
- a CDS encoding metal-dependent hydrolase, which translates into the protein MADLKITWLGHAAFLLEAEKKLLIDPFISENPKAPCTPEELNPDIIAVTHGHRDHLGDTIEIGARTGCRIISIHEVANYIKSKGVFAEGMNKGGTVDLEGVTLTMTQALHSSSIDASGFSFDGGSPAGFVIGIGGHSIYHAGDTGIFGDMQLIGELYEPEIALLPIGSRFTMGIKEAVKAVELIEPQIVVPMHYNTFDVIKQDPEVFRKAVEAKVDTKVIILDPGESIEL
- the cooS gene encoding anaerobic carbon-monoxide dehydrogenase catalytic subunit — translated: MDKERISYHESVQKMYERIKKDNMTNVWDRYEAQGIGGVPDRRCTFCMAGARCDLCSNGPCRSDAAKDKRGVCGITADGMAMRMMLLRNVMGASTYHYHTDQTIRTLRETAKGKTPYSIREPEKLRTFAGRLGIETLGSDSEIALYLCEFVEKDFNRPAYEPSRIVEILAPPERKKRWEELDIFPGGIYGEMMLSTSSCLTNVDGYYASLALKAMRLGIAMAYQSQIVNEYCQDILFGIPKPHTMRVDLGVLDPEYVNVLPNGHEPFLGFAMVQLARKPEWQEKAKAAGAKGLRVIASIETGQEMIQRWEEDDAFYGFTGNWISQEAVLASGSVDLFAADMNCSLPVAPLYAEKYGFKLMPVSELIAFEDITERLNYNPVEAGRQAAKLLNMAVENFKNRKNSGEPVLNLPVKEAVVGFSTESILDALGGTLDPLLDAIKSGAIKGVVGMVSCTTLRDYGQDVHSVAVVKELIKRNILVLSLGCGNGAMQVAGLCSPETREFAGDSLKAVCEALGVPPVLSYGTCTDTGRLADFLGAISAVMGVPIPDLPIAAAAPEYMEQKATIDAIFALALGLYTYVNPVPTVTGAPDLVKLLTEDCREVTGGVLNVEKDAVKAVDGIEQHIMEKRKKLGI